One genomic segment of Suncus etruscus isolate mSunEtr1 chromosome 15, mSunEtr1.pri.cur, whole genome shotgun sequence includes these proteins:
- the RFC5 gene encoding replication factor C subunit 5 — MELTGAKLRNLPWVEKYRPQTLNDLISHQDILSTIQKFISEDRLPHLLLYGPPGTGKTSTILACAKQLYKEKEFGSMVLELNASDDRGIDIVRGPILSFASTRTIFKKGFKLVILDEADAMTQDAQNALRRVIEKFTENTRFCLICNYLSKIIPALQSRCTRFRFGPLSPELMVPRLEHVIREEKVDVSEDGMKALVTLSSGDMRRALNILQSTHMAFEKVTEETVYTCTGHPLKSDIANILDWMLNLDFTTAYRKIMALKTLKGLALHDILTEIHLFVHRVDFPPSVRIHLLTQMADIEYRLSVGTSEKIQLSSLIAAFQVTRDLIVTDA; from the exons ATGGAGCTCACGGGGGCCAAGCTCAGGAACCTGCCCTG GGTTGAGAAATACCGGCCACAGACACTGAATGATCTCATTTCTCATCAGGACATTCTGAGTACAA TTCAGAAATTCATCAGCGAGGACCGCCTGCCGCATCTGCTGCTCTACGGGCCCCCGGGCACCGGGAAGACGTCCACCATCCTTGCCTGTGCCAAGCAGCTGTACAAAGAGAAGGAATTCGGCTCCATGGTTTTAGAG CTCAATGCTTCTGATGACCGAGGAATTGATATCGTCCGGGGCCCCATCCTGAGCTTTGCCAGCACAAGGACCATATTTAA AAAAGGCTTTAAACTGGTGATTCTGGATGAAGCTGACGCCATGACACAGGATGCCCAGAATGCCTTGCGCAGAG TGATCGAGAAGTTCACGGAAAACACCCGCTTCTGCCTTATCTGTAACTACCTGTCCAAGATCATCCCAGCGCTACAATCCCGATGCACGCGGTTCCGCTTCGGCCCGCTGAGCCCCGAGCTCATGGTCCCCCGCCTGGAACACGTCATCAGGGAAGAGAA AGTGGACGTGAGTGAGGACGGGATGAAGGCTCTGGTGACCCTCTCCAGCGGGGACATGCGGCGGGCACTGAACATTCTGCAG AGCACGCACATGGCCTTCGAGAAGGTAACCGAGGAGACTGTCTACACCTGCACGGGACACCCGCTAAAATCCGACATCGCAAACATCCTGGACTGGATGCTTAACTTGGACTTCACCACGGCCTACAGGA AAATCATGGCGCTGAAGACACTGAAGGGCCTGGCCCTGCACGATATCCTCACCGAGATCCACTTGTTTGTGCACAGAG TGGACTTCCCACCATCAGTTCGCATACATCTGCTGACCCAGATGGCAGACATCGA